A region of uncultured Carboxylicivirga sp. DNA encodes the following proteins:
- a CDS encoding GH92 family glycosyl hydrolase, translating to MKCRFIKLLMSVLVVGGNSMLAQEDLTQYVDPFIGTDEMGHVFPGACAPFGMVQLSPETDSVQFLDNGKYNKNVYRYCAGYQYKDENIVGFSHTHLSGTGHSDLGDFLIMPTVGEVHYNPGTSDDTSKGYRSKFRKETEKAEPGYYTVELDDYKIKAELTATQRVGFHKYTFPQSDDAHIMLDLTHGIYNYDGKVLWSTIRVENDTLVTGYRITRGWARTNYLYFAMTFSKPIKDYGCKNDEKVLYNGFWRKFDQTKNFPEMAGKALIANFNFDTEEGEEIKVKFALSAVGTLGAIKNLEAEVPHFDFDKTRLATKVAWQNELSRIKVDATEEKKITFYTSMYHSFINPVEYTDVDGQYRGLDHNIHQSDGFVNYTVFSLWDTYRAQHPLMTLIQPSRSADMINSMLAHYDQSVHKILPIWSHFGNENWCMIGYHAVPVIADALVSGLKGIDKEKALEACLSSANYDMYDGIGEYKQYGYVPHDRSSVGASMTLEYAYDDWTIAQLANKMGKKEIEKEYRNRSENWKNLFDEDLGYVRAKNKKGEWISPFDPLDTHSAGFIEGNSWNYSLYVPQDVKGLIQKMGGNEKFTDHLDSLFTMYIPDKYFEHTEDVTREGIMGGYVHGNEPSHHVAYMYNWAGKPWKTQQRIHEIMKSKYLNKPDGLCGNDDCGQMSAWYIFSSLGFYPVAPASGQYAIGAPSVKEAIIKLENGKEFKIEAENYSKDRIYIESVTLNGQKWDKNYLNVEDVMNGGELIFKMSKRPNTKWASGESSIPLSTTK from the coding sequence ATGAAATGTAGATTTATTAAACTTCTGATGAGTGTATTGGTAGTTGGTGGTAACAGCATGTTGGCACAGGAGGATCTAACTCAATATGTTGATCCTTTTATTGGAACTGATGAAATGGGACATGTTTTCCCCGGAGCGTGTGCACCTTTTGGTATGGTTCAGTTGAGTCCAGAAACCGACAGTGTTCAGTTTCTGGATAATGGTAAATACAATAAAAATGTATATCGTTATTGTGCCGGTTACCAGTATAAAGATGAAAATATAGTTGGCTTTAGTCATACCCATTTGAGCGGAACAGGACATTCCGATCTAGGCGATTTTCTGATTATGCCAACTGTTGGAGAGGTCCATTACAATCCGGGAACTTCAGATGATACATCAAAAGGCTATCGTTCAAAGTTCAGAAAAGAAACAGAGAAGGCAGAACCGGGTTATTATACAGTTGAACTGGATGATTATAAGATAAAAGCTGAGTTAACAGCTACACAACGTGTGGGATTTCATAAGTATACATTCCCTCAAAGTGATGATGCACATATAATGCTTGATCTTACCCATGGAATTTATAATTATGATGGAAAAGTACTTTGGTCAACCATTCGGGTAGAGAACGATACACTTGTTACTGGTTACCGCATTACAAGAGGATGGGCCAGAACCAATTATTTGTATTTTGCCATGACTTTTTCAAAGCCTATAAAAGATTATGGTTGTAAAAACGATGAAAAAGTATTGTATAATGGTTTCTGGAGGAAGTTCGACCAAACGAAAAACTTCCCAGAAATGGCAGGAAAAGCTTTAATAGCCAATTTTAATTTTGATACCGAAGAAGGTGAAGAAATAAAAGTGAAGTTTGCCTTGTCGGCTGTTGGTACTTTGGGTGCAATTAAGAACCTGGAAGCAGAAGTTCCTCACTTCGATTTTGACAAAACCCGATTAGCAACCAAGGTAGCCTGGCAAAATGAGTTAAGCCGGATTAAAGTGGATGCAACAGAAGAAAAGAAAATTACTTTTTATACCTCAATGTACCATTCATTCATAAATCCTGTTGAATACACAGATGTGGATGGACAATACCGTGGTTTGGATCATAATATACATCAGTCAGATGGTTTTGTTAATTATACTGTTTTCTCGTTGTGGGATACCTACCGTGCTCAGCATCCTTTGATGACGCTTATTCAACCGAGTCGATCAGCGGATATGATTAATTCAATGCTTGCACACTATGATCAAAGTGTGCATAAGATTCTACCGATATGGAGCCACTTTGGAAACGAAAACTGGTGTATGATAGGTTATCATGCTGTACCTGTTATTGCCGATGCTTTGGTGAGTGGTCTGAAAGGAATTGATAAGGAGAAAGCTTTGGAGGCTTGTTTGTCAAGTGCCAATTACGATATGTATGATGGTATTGGAGAGTATAAACAGTATGGCTATGTACCGCATGACAGAAGTAGTGTGGGAGCATCAATGACACTGGAATATGCATACGATGACTGGACTATAGCCCAGTTGGCAAACAAAATGGGCAAAAAAGAAATTGAGAAAGAGTATAGGAATCGCTCTGAGAATTGGAAGAATCTGTTTGATGAGGATTTAGGATATGTAAGGGCCAAAAATAAGAAGGGAGAATGGATTTCACCTTTCGATCCGCTTGATACTCACTCAGCCGGTTTTATTGAAGGTAATTCATGGAACTACTCTCTTTATGTGCCTCAGGATGTAAAAGGATTGATACAAAAGATGGGTGGAAATGAGAAATTCACTGATCACCTTGATTCTTTATTTACCATGTACATTCCGGATAAATATTTCGAACATACCGAAGATGTAACACGTGAAGGTATTATGGGTGGATATGTTCATGGAAATGAACCCAGCCATCATGTGGCTTATATGTATAACTGGGCTGGTAAACCATGGAAAACACAACAGAGGATTCATGAAATTATGAAATCGAAATATCTGAATAAACCAGATGGTTTATGTGGTAACGATGATTGTGGTCAGATGTCAGCATGGTACATCTTTTCTTCACTGGGCTTTTATCCGGTTGCTCCGGCCTCAGGACAATATGCGATTGGTGCACCTTCTGTGAAAGAAGCAATCATTAAACTTGAAAATGGAAAGGAATTTAAGATTGAAGCAGAAAACTATTCAAAAGATCGAATCTATATTGAATCGGTTACTTTGAATGGACAGAAGTGGGATAAAAATTACCTGAATGTAGAGGATGTTATGAATGGAGGAGAATTGATTTTCAAAATGAGTAAAAGACCCAATACCAAATGGGCATCGGGTGAAAGTTCCATTCCACTATCAACAACAAAATAG
- a CDS encoding C2 family cysteine protease has protein sequence MKFSKSNLLSFVSLSLLVMVLHGCEGDTKEPEDEVIPENVATVFESCNYDGFTASLPVGTYELAQLRKKGLRNDQISSVKVNSGYIVTFFDEDNFSGESVVKIGQTNCLSSSDLNDRITSLIIEKNENLDPPSAPSEVIVSAKSDTRIGVSWTDNSDDELIFNVLVYDQDDELISTITADADVTSVEVSELTINTTYSVEVSAESLGGVSQKTAKVSVTTLSVASENIDDLMSKAGGFTESNNTPMGRHFENLHVTTDADLAYLNDANNQPPNPNGLESLSWEYQPVTLYPYGTPVPADLNQHAIGDCNGVTALASMSYLASDFVKSIITDNGDKTYTIKMFDPQGKRITVTVDNKFLCNSSGIQACTGKNGVATWGTILEKAIMKYNVIYQANPDIGGIGSEHVTPLFTGEGSSFSFDRGKLTANELARVVRWGLANGKFISGGFSPQKNIGNVHTVTAHGYALLISRDPSALFGMRNPWGVNPYTTGGYESSKDGVLDIPSIGDVPATIDLRVIDSGIAGTKGRTDAYIPPSAAVQNVGEVNLWGDAL, from the coding sequence ATGAAATTTAGTAAATCAAATCTCTTATCATTTGTTTCACTGTCTCTATTGGTCATGGTTTTGCATGGTTGTGAAGGTGATACCAAAGAGCCTGAGGATGAAGTAATCCCTGAAAATGTTGCAACAGTTTTTGAGAGCTGTAATTATGATGGGTTTACAGCCAGTTTGCCGGTTGGTACTTATGAATTAGCTCAGCTGCGAAAGAAGGGACTAAGAAATGATCAAATATCATCTGTAAAGGTAAATAGTGGCTACATTGTAACTTTTTTTGATGAGGATAATTTTTCAGGTGAATCAGTTGTCAAAATTGGTCAGACGAATTGTTTATCAAGTTCAGATTTAAATGATCGGATAACATCGTTGATTATTGAGAAAAATGAAAATTTAGATCCTCCATCAGCTCCAAGCGAGGTAATTGTGTCTGCCAAATCGGATACCCGAATTGGAGTAAGCTGGACAGATAATTCTGATGATGAATTAATATTTAATGTGTTGGTTTATGATCAGGATGATGAATTAATATCAACTATTACAGCAGATGCCGATGTTACAAGTGTTGAGGTTAGCGAATTAACGATTAATACAACATATTCTGTTGAAGTCTCGGCTGAAAGTCTTGGAGGTGTTTCGCAAAAGACTGCTAAAGTTTCAGTAACCACCTTAAGTGTTGCTTCAGAGAATATTGATGATCTAATGAGTAAAGCAGGTGGTTTTACAGAATCAAATAACACACCTATGGGAAGGCATTTTGAAAATCTGCATGTCACAACAGATGCTGATTTAGCATATTTGAATGATGCCAATAATCAACCTCCAAACCCGAATGGTTTAGAAAGTCTTTCATGGGAATATCAACCTGTAACATTATATCCTTATGGCACTCCTGTACCTGCCGACCTTAATCAACATGCCATAGGTGATTGTAATGGAGTAACAGCTTTAGCAAGTATGTCGTATCTGGCATCTGATTTTGTTAAGTCTATCATTACGGATAATGGTGACAAGACTTATACTATCAAAATGTTTGATCCGCAAGGAAAAAGAATAACGGTTACAGTTGATAACAAGTTTTTGTGTAACTCATCAGGAATTCAGGCATGTACTGGTAAAAATGGTGTGGCTACCTGGGGTACTATTCTTGAAAAAGCCATCATGAAGTACAATGTTATCTATCAGGCAAATCCTGATATTGGCGGAATCGGATCAGAACATGTTACTCCATTATTTACAGGTGAAGGCAGTAGTTTTTCTTTTGATAGAGGTAAACTAACAGCTAATGAGCTGGCTCGTGTAGTACGATGGGGACTAGCTAATGGTAAGTTTATCTCAGGAGGCTTTAGTCCTCAGAAAAATATTGGAAATGTGCATACTGTGACAGCTCATGGATATGCACTACTTATATCCCGCGATCCTTCAGCATTATTTGGTATGAGAAATCCCTGGGGTGTGAATCCATACACAACTGGTGGTTATGAATCAAGCAAAGATGGAGTTCTGGATATACCTTCAATCGGCGATGTACCTGCAACAATCGATTTACGAGTTATCGATTCGGGAATTGCCGGTACTAAAGGTAGAACAGATGCATACATTCCGCCTAGTGCTGCTGTTCAAAATGTTGGAGAAGTAAATTTGTGGGGTGATGCATTGTAA